From a single Mesotoga sp. UBA6090 genomic region:
- a CDS encoding FadR/GntR family transcriptional regulator, translated as MKTKRRTAMDIVNKLKKMIVLEGLDRLPGEVKLSERLGISRAVVREALRVLEYEGITRTIHGSGTFVLKRTKLRIQINANFEIETDSAKDIFDLIEVRSTLEKAAIALAISSSSQSDIEEFSQCMEKLSEAIETRVELSSTDASFHKKIFEISHNRFLKEVFDVVFDGLEILWKSPLGLETFGDAGLPLHKDLYEAIKSRNLERAFKIYDQIIELDRKDICDLTGYGRKLLHNCQDNDGRKADED; from the coding sequence ATGAAAACTAAGAGAAGAACTGCAATGGATATTGTGAACAAACTGAAGAAGATGATAGTTCTCGAAGGTCTCGATCGATTGCCTGGAGAAGTGAAACTGTCAGAACGCCTGGGGATAAGCAGAGCAGTAGTGAGAGAAGCGCTAAGAGTTCTTGAATATGAAGGCATAACAAGAACCATCCACGGCAGCGGCACTTTTGTTCTGAAGAGAACGAAGTTACGGATTCAGATTAATGCCAATTTTGAGATTGAGACAGACAGCGCCAAAGACATATTTGACTTGATAGAAGTCCGAAGCACTTTGGAGAAAGCTGCGATAGCTCTCGCAATATCCAGTTCAAGTCAAAGTGATATTGAAGAGTTTTCTCAGTGTATGGAAAAACTATCAGAGGCAATCGAAACAAGGGTCGAGCTTTCCAGTACTGATGCAAGTTTCCATAAGAAGATCTTTGAAATATCACACAACCGTTTTCTGAAAGAGGTCTTTGATGTAGTATTTGATGGTCTGGAAATTCTATGGAAGTCACCTCTAGGACTGGAAACCTTTGGTGATGCTGGTCTGCCACTTCACAAAGACCTGTATGAGGCTATCAAATCCCGGAATCTTGAAAGAGCTTTCAAGATCTATGATCAAATCATTGAACTAGACAGGAAAGATATATGTGATCTTACCGGTTATGGTCGAAAACTCCTTCACAACTGCCAGGACAATGATGGGAGGAAAGCCGATGAAGATTGA